CGATAATGCGGCGTCCGCCAAACGCGACAACCCGTCCGGAAATGTTGTGAATCGGAAACATCACGCGGTGGCGGAAACGATCATAATAACCGGAAACCTTGCCCTCTTTTTCACGCGCATTGACCAATCCGGCTTTCACCAGAGTTTCCGGGTTCACAGACTTTTTGCGGGCGTGATCATAAAATGCCTCCCACTCTTGCGGAGCAAAGCCAACACCGAATGCTTGCAATGCCTCATCAGCAAAACCGCGTTGGTGCATGTATTCGCGGCCGGGCTTGCCTTTCTCGCTGAACAATACGTGCTGGAAAAACTCTGCTGCAAGCTGATTGACAAAATACAGCGCTTCCTTCTCCTGGCTGGCGGCGCGGTCTTCCACCTCGGGTTCGGGAATGGCAATGCCCGCACGCTTCGCCAGCTTGCGCACGGCTTCCGGAAAACTCACACCCTCGAGTTTTTGAATGAACATAAAAACATTGCCGCCGGCGCTGCAGCCAAAACAATGAAAAATTTGCTTATCGGGGTTGACGCTAAAGGAAGGAGATTTCTCCGCATGAAAGGGGCATAGGCCGAAAAAATTGCGGCCGGATTTTTTGAGCGCGACGTATTCGGAGACCAAATCTACTACATCTGTCGCTAAGCGGACTTCATCTATAATGTGAGGAGCTATCGTCGGCATACCAGGCTTAAAATATAAGCCCCCGTAATTTTGTAAAACCCTAATGTGTTAATGAAGACTACGACATCAAATTCTAAAACATCTCATAACATCTTAAATGGTTAGCGACGAGAACCTCTCGCCGAAACGGCTAAACAGTTCTTGAAATACAACTGCTGTAAAATAACATGTCCGGCTTAAATGTCAATCTTGATCTTCGTCTTCGTCGAGTTTGCGCTGGCTTTGATAGAGCTTGCGCCGAATGAATAATTCGACCAGATTCTTGTCCAGCTTGCCGCGTTCCGCCTCTTCCTGCAAAATTTGCAGCGACTTTTCCAACG
This window of the Cytophagia bacterium CHB2 genome carries:
- a CDS encoding DNA primase — encoded protein: MPTIAPHIIDEVRLATDVVDLVSEYVALKKSGRNFFGLCPFHAEKSPSFSVNPDKQIFHCFGCSAGGNVFMFIQKLEGVSFPEAVRKLAKRAGIAIPEPEVEDRAASQEKEALYFVNQLAAEFFQHVLFSEKGKPGREYMHQRGFADEALQAFGVGFAPQEWEAFYDHARKKSVNPETLVKAGLVNAREKEGKVSGYYDRFRHRVMFPIHNISGRVVAFGGRRIIDDESPKYINSPETAVYHKGHLLYAFPLAKDHLRAQDCLIVVEGYLDVMRMHLCGFNNTVATSGTALTEQQARMIFRHTKNVILLFDSDAAGSSATLRGADILVENGLHVKVATVSAGDDPDSFLRKHPADEMRDILQHAPDLLEFKARSAPPATAEVTPVSREEQLRSIVATLA